A region from the Silene latifolia isolate original U9 population chromosome 7, ASM4854445v1, whole genome shotgun sequence genome encodes:
- the LOC141590098 gene encoding uncharacterized protein LOC141590098 gives METECSKYVRHCHNCQIFADVQHVAPFMLYTMTSPWPFSAGGIGIIGKVNPSGTGGHCFILVAIEYFTKSVEAKSYKVLKAKQVAQFIQNDIIYRYGVPLEFINGHGTHFQAETAVILEKYKIKHHKSSPY, from the coding sequence ATGGAAACAGAATGTTCTAAGTATGTCAGGCACTGTCACAATTGTCAGATATTCGCAGATGTGCAGCATGTGGCACCTTTTATGttgtacaccatgacgtcaccatGGCCATTTTCAGCCGGAGGAATTGGCATCATTGGAAAAGTAAACCCATCAGGAACTGGAGGGCACTGTTTTATCCTTGTTGCGATCGAATACTTCACGAAGTCGGTAGAGGCCAAGTCTTACAAAGTGCTAAAAGCGAAGCAAGTAGcacagttcattcagaatgacatCATTTACCGGTACGGAGTACCACTTGAGTTCATCAACGGTCACGGAACTCATTTTCAAGCCGAGACCGCggttatacttgaaaagtataaaatcaaacatcacAAGTCATCACCATACTGA